From Methanobacterium congolense, one genomic window encodes:
- a CDS encoding P-II family nitrogen regulator: MKEIIAIIRPKKMAQTKNVLETLGFPAMTARRVMGRGKQRAIIGEVSFDIQEPELLEEKGSMSYIPKRMISLVVPDEDASLVVEVIMRVNHTGQIGDGKIFVCPIRDAVRVRTDERGESAIA; the protein is encoded by the coding sequence ATGAAAGAAATAATTGCCATAATACGCCCTAAAAAAATGGCTCAAACAAAAAATGTTCTCGAAACTCTGGGATTTCCTGCAATGACTGCACGCAGGGTCATGGGAAGGGGAAAACAGAGGGCCATAATAGGGGAGGTTTCCTTTGATATTCAGGAGCCAGAACTTCTGGAAGAAAAGGGATCCATGAGTTACATACCAAAGCGGATGATCTCACTGGTTGTTCCAGATGAGGATGCGTCTCTAGTTGTTGAGGTCATAATGAGGGTTAACCACACAGGACAAATAGGGGATGGAAAAATCTTTGTATGTCCCATAAGGGATGCTGTTAGGGTTAGAACTGATGAAAGAGGAGAAAGTGCAATAGCTTAA
- a CDS encoding P-II family nitrogen regulator — protein MKMVRAILRPDKIDEVVETLAESGYVALTKMDVIGRGKQKGIQLDKIYYDELPKVLLMLVAEDEGIPEIIEKINESAFTGNFGDGKIFVSDVESAYTVRTRSEGL, from the coding sequence ATGAAGATGGTACGTGCAATATTAAGACCAGATAAAATAGATGAAGTTGTAGAAACTCTTGCAGAGTCAGGATATGTTGCTCTCACCAAAATGGACGTAATTGGCCGTGGAAAACAGAAGGGTATCCAGTTGGATAAGATATACTACGATGAACTTCCCAAGGTCCTTCTAATGCTGGTTGCAGAGGATGAGGGGATACCTGAAATAATAGAAAAGATCAATGAATCCGCATTTACAGGGAATTTTGGTGATGGAAAAATATTTGTAAGTGATGTTGAATCTGCATACACAGTAAGAACAAGATCAGAGGGATTATAA
- the nifH gene encoding nitrogenase iron protein: MVRKIAIYGKGGIGKSTTTQNTASAMAHFHNKKVMIHGCDPKADSTRMILGGKMQTTMMDTLREEGEEACMDLDNIMSTGFEGIKCVESGGPEPGVGCAGRGVITAITIMEQQKVYDDNDFVFFDVLGDVVCGGFAMPIRDGKAEEIYVVASGEMMALYAANNLCKGMVKYANQSGVRLGGIICNSRNVDGEVELMKEFCKRIGTQMIHFVPRDNIVQKAEFNKRTVVEFDSECNQAHEYETLAAKIINNDKFVIPKPMSMDELEELVLDYGLVD, from the coding sequence ATGGTAAGAAAAATAGCAATTTATGGAAAGGGTGGAATAGGAAAGTCCACAACCACCCAGAACACAGCATCAGCAATGGCACACTTTCACAATAAGAAGGTTATGATACACGGCTGCGACCCAAAGGCAGACAGTACAAGAATGATACTCGGGGGAAAAATGCAGACAACCATGATGGACACCCTGAGGGAAGAAGGAGAAGAAGCCTGTATGGATCTGGACAACATCATGTCAACAGGCTTTGAAGGGATAAAATGTGTTGAATCTGGAGGTCCTGAACCAGGTGTTGGATGTGCTGGTCGTGGTGTGATCACAGCCATCACAATCATGGAACAGCAGAAGGTCTACGATGACAACGACTTCGTTTTCTTTGATGTTTTAGGGGACGTTGTTTGCGGAGGATTCGCAATGCCAATCAGGGATGGTAAAGCCGAAGAAATCTACGTTGTGGCATCTGGAGAGATGATGGCGCTCTACGCAGCAAACAACCTCTGTAAAGGTATGGTGAAGTACGCAAACCAGAGTGGTGTGAGACTTGGAGGAATAATCTGTAACAGCCGAAACGTGGACGGAGAAGTGGAGCTTATGAAGGAGTTCTGTAAACGTATAGGAACCCAGATGATCCATTTCGTTCCAAGGGACAATATAGTCCAGAAGGCAGAGTTCAACAAACGAACAGTTGTTGAATTTGATTCTGAGTGTAACCAAGCTCATGAGTATGAAACACTTGCAGCCAAGATCATCAACAACGACAAATTCGTTATTCCAAAGCCTATGTCCATGGACGAACTTGAGGAACTGGTTCTTGATTATGGTTTGGTGGATTAA
- a CDS encoding glycosyltransferase family 39 protein codes for MKFGRKNFKGKLILIPALAAFLLALIPTITHNWPLSWDILYHVQYAKIYAQQGFTLTDPLLNAPTGQTIGYPPLFHLLLAALGTVLKVDYFQIARFMQPIIAMSIVLSVSYVAKKIYGEVAGLSAGFLLVSSYMLTRLVLPIPENLALIFLPLSVYFYYISITEKTLKYAVISGILFILVCLSHQAAILCLILVIIAFTLLEIILSRKITVLKNFGAFLSVGIILGIIGLIMLLILKPELLNSIIQNGTQAIGFGTKLNYNKTFSGIGYLSHLGALVSLFALVGAVVSIKLRSKKGLFVLTWIAVLFLLSKAYWFGINVISYRVLVYLLIPMVILGGFALSHMYYHLKDYKRFSSPRFRSSFLIAVLSLSMFFGVLTVTNSEMGVFYAKPASGNFQIAPPTTSEVELAGWFKSNGVKNESILTNNLYSGTLVSSYADMPLHYGFEYFNGSTPQSDFQKEGIGYIVLDKRLTLPSKNGTFYLQKENSEFYPMFYYTGDITSHLNEIVSSFAKLVYQNQDFLVFKV; via the coding sequence ATGAAATTCGGAAGAAAAAATTTTAAGGGAAAGTTAATACTGATTCCTGCACTTGCAGCTTTTTTACTGGCATTGATACCCACAATAACCCACAACTGGCCTTTAAGCTGGGATATACTGTACCATGTGCAGTACGCAAAGATCTATGCCCAACAAGGATTTACACTAACAGACCCCCTATTGAATGCGCCCACAGGCCAGACCATAGGTTATCCTCCTCTTTTCCATCTGCTGCTTGCAGCACTTGGAACCGTTCTCAAGGTGGATTACTTCCAGATAGCCAGGTTCATGCAGCCCATCATTGCAATGTCAATAGTACTCTCGGTAAGTTACGTTGCCAAAAAGATCTACGGAGAAGTTGCAGGATTATCTGCAGGTTTTCTTCTCGTTTCAAGTTACATGTTAACCCGTTTAGTGCTTCCAATACCTGAAAACCTGGCCCTGATATTCCTGCCCCTTTCAGTTTACTTCTATTATATCTCAATAACTGAAAAAACATTGAAATATGCAGTTATATCCGGAATATTATTCATATTAGTATGTTTAAGTCATCAAGCAGCCATATTATGTTTAATACTTGTTATAATAGCATTCACTCTACTTGAAATAATATTGAGCCGCAAGATCACCGTTTTAAAGAATTTTGGAGCATTCCTCTCTGTGGGAATTATTTTAGGGATTATAGGTTTGATCATGCTTTTGATATTAAAACCAGAACTTTTAAACAGTATCATACAAAATGGAACACAGGCAATTGGTTTTGGAACAAAACTCAATTACAACAAAACTTTCAGCGGCATAGGCTATTTGAGCCATCTTGGAGCTTTAGTTTCCTTGTTCGCACTGGTAGGGGCCGTTGTAAGTATCAAATTAAGGTCAAAAAAAGGATTGTTCGTATTAACATGGATTGCTGTGCTCTTTTTGTTGAGCAAAGCTTACTGGTTTGGCATAAATGTTATATCCTACAGGGTTCTTGTCTACCTCCTTATACCCATGGTAATACTGGGAGGATTCGCTTTAAGCCATATGTATTATCATCTTAAAGATTACAAACGATTCTCCTCGCCCAGATTCAGATCTTCATTTTTGATAGCTGTACTCAGTTTGTCAATGTTCTTTGGAGTTTTAACTGTTACAAATTCAGAGATGGGGGTTTTCTATGCCAAACCCGCATCTGGAAACTTCCAGATAGCTCCTCCAACAACATCCGAGGTTGAACTTGCAGGCTGGTTCAAGTCAAATGGTGTCAAAAACGAATCCATTTTAACAAACAACCTTTACTCTGGAACGCTTGTATCAAGTTATGCAGATATGCCACTGCATTATGGTTTTGAATACTTCAATGGAAGCACCCCTCAATCAGATTTCCAAAAAGAGGGAATAGGTTACATAGTACTGGACAAACGCCTCACCCTTCCATCAAAGAATGGGACCTTTTATCTGCAGAAGGAAAATTCAGAGTTCTATCCAATGTTTTACTACACTGGAGATATCACTTCACACTTGAATGAGATCGTTTCAAGCTTTGCAAAACTTGTGTATCAAAATCAGGACTTCTTGGTTTTCAAAGTGTGA
- the oadA gene encoding sodium-extruding oxaloacetate decarboxylase subunit alpha: MKKIKIIETAYRDAHQSLLATRMRTRDMLPIAEKMDEVGFFSLEAWGGATFDSCIRYLNEDPWERLVELKEVLKKTPIQMLLRGQNLLGYRHYPDDIVRKFVEKSYENGVDVFRIFDALNDIRNMELAIKVAKEQGAHVQGTISYTISPFHTIEKYVEFAKELEALECDSITIKDMAGLISPHDTYELVKTLKEETDLMVNLHCHCTSGMTPMSYYAACQAGVDLLDTAISPLAWGTSQPPTESIVAALKGTPCDTGLDLKLLSDIKKYFEEIRKKYSGLIDPITERVDTDVLLYQIPGGMLSNLVSQLKEQNALDRYEDVLEEMPHVREELGYPPLVTPTSQIVGIQAVMNVLSGERYKNVSKEVKDYIKGFYGKPPAPVNQEIAEMIIGDEKPIDCRPADLLEPELEKFRKKGEEMGIIKKEEDVLTYALYPAVAPKFLRGEAEEEEIPSPEKVAPSEAPALPTEYNVEVDGEVFDVKVVPTGYMEIESVGTKAPSGPVEGGVTCSMQGMILKLKVTAGDKVNEGDVVAVLEAMKMENDIHAPQSGVVEEVFVDEGDTVNPGEALMVIK, from the coding sequence ATGAAAAAGATAAAGATCATAGAAACAGCATACCGAGATGCGCATCAGTCACTCCTTGCAACAAGGATGAGAACCAGGGATATGTTACCAATTGCCGAGAAGATGGATGAAGTTGGATTTTTCTCCCTGGAAGCTTGGGGAGGTGCAACCTTCGACAGCTGTATAAGGTACCTCAACGAGGATCCATGGGAACGCCTGGTTGAGCTTAAGGAAGTCCTGAAAAAGACCCCGATACAGATGCTGCTTCGAGGCCAGAACCTACTGGGTTACAGACACTACCCCGACGACATCGTCAGGAAATTCGTTGAAAAATCCTATGAAAACGGTGTGGATGTCTTCAGGATATTCGATGCACTCAACGACATCAGGAACATGGAACTTGCAATAAAAGTTGCAAAGGAACAGGGCGCCCATGTTCAAGGAACCATAAGTTACACAATAAGCCCATTCCACACAATAGAGAAGTACGTGGAATTTGCAAAGGAACTGGAAGCACTGGAATGTGATTCAATAACCATAAAGGACATGGCAGGATTAATATCACCACACGACACATATGAACTTGTTAAAACTCTTAAAGAAGAAACAGACCTCATGGTGAACCTTCACTGCCACTGTACAAGCGGTATGACTCCAATGAGTTACTATGCAGCCTGTCAAGCAGGTGTTGACCTCCTTGACACTGCAATATCACCACTTGCATGGGGTACATCCCAGCCACCTACAGAGAGCATAGTTGCAGCACTTAAAGGCACTCCATGCGACACAGGCCTTGACCTGAAGCTTTTAAGTGATATAAAGAAGTACTTCGAGGAGATACGTAAGAAGTACAGCGGCTTGATCGATCCAATAACTGAAAGAGTGGATACAGACGTCCTGTTATATCAGATCCCTGGTGGAATGCTTTCAAACCTTGTTTCCCAGCTTAAGGAGCAGAACGCACTGGACAGGTACGAGGATGTGCTTGAAGAAATGCCTCACGTGCGTGAGGAACTTGGATACCCTCCACTGGTAACACCAACAAGCCAGATAGTTGGAATACAGGCAGTTATGAATGTTCTAAGCGGTGAAAGGTACAAAAACGTTTCAAAAGAGGTTAAGGATTACATCAAAGGGTTCTATGGAAAACCTCCAGCCCCAGTCAATCAGGAAATCGCTGAGATGATCATTGGAGATGAGAAACCAATTGACTGCAGACCAGCAGACCTCCTGGAACCTGAACTTGAAAAATTCAGAAAGAAAGGGGAAGAAATGGGTATAATCAAAAAGGAAGAGGATGTTCTAACCTACGCACTTTACCCTGCAGTTGCACCTAAATTCCTGAGAGGTGAAGCAGAAGAGGAGGAAATCCCATCTCCTGAGAAAGTTGCTCCATCTGAAGCCCCTGCACTTCCAACCGAGTACAACGTTGAGGTTGATGGTGAGGTTTTCGATGTGAAGGTTGTGCCAACCGGTTACATGGAGATCGAATCCGTTGGAACCAAGGCACCATCGGGACCTGTTGAAGGCGGAGTCACATGCAGTATGCAGGGAATGATCCTGAAGCTCAAGGTGACAGCAGGTGACAAAGTGAACGAAGGAGATGTTGTGGCAGTCCTTGAAGCCATGAAAATGGAAAACGATATACATGCCCCTCAATCTGGAGTGGTTGAAGAGGTCTTCGTGGACGAGGGAGACACAGTCAACCCTGGAGAAGCTTTAATGGTCATTAAATGA
- the queC gene encoding 7-cyano-7-deazaguanine synthase QueC — MVSEKKKAIAVLSGGLDSTVATSSFKDEYEIHALTFNYGQRSAQREVKAARSICKKLNMKHTVLELPWLANLGGSALTSEEEIPEIKEHELDDKEICDETARKVWVPGRNVVFTAIATSFAEAEGAEIIIVGWDLEEAVTFPDNSKEFLDAFNKVLAIGSPDDIRIEAPVIGMSKREIVEFGEKIGAPMYMSYSCYKDQEEHCGVCESCMRRKRAFKEAKIPDKTLYME, encoded by the coding sequence ATGGTATCAGAAAAGAAAAAGGCAATAGCAGTCCTCTCAGGAGGTCTGGATTCAACGGTTGCAACATCCAGTTTCAAGGATGAATATGAGATACACGCCCTGACCTTCAACTACGGCCAGAGAAGTGCCCAGAGGGAGGTAAAGGCTGCAAGATCCATATGTAAAAAATTAAACATGAAACACACTGTTCTGGAGCTGCCGTGGCTTGCAAACTTGGGTGGTTCAGCCCTGACATCAGAGGAGGAGATACCTGAAATCAAGGAGCATGAACTGGATGATAAGGAAATCTGTGATGAAACAGCACGTAAAGTATGGGTACCTGGACGTAACGTGGTTTTCACAGCAATTGCAACATCATTTGCAGAGGCAGAGGGTGCTGAGATCATAATAGTTGGGTGGGACCTTGAAGAAGCTGTAACATTTCCTGATAACTCAAAAGAATTTTTAGATGCATTCAACAAGGTTTTGGCCATAGGATCCCCTGATGATATAAGAATTGAAGCACCTGTAATTGGTATGAGTAAGAGGGAGATTGTAGAATTTGGTGAGAAGATTGGAGCTCCAATGTACATGAGTTACTCCTGCTACAAGGATCAGGAGGAGCACTGTGGAGTCTGTGAATCATGTATGAGACGTAAAAGGGCATTTAAAGAGGCAAAAATCCCTGACAAGACTCTTTACATGGAATAA
- the larC gene encoding nickel pincer cofactor biosynthesis protein LarC, translated as MVVIIDPQNSGISGNMMVGALASLGVDHEDLISVMEHYASHFGDVKVEISHVKKSGIFATYADVKCNDKGSVTYKELLKGFESIKHPIVSSEVTDFVKKVFKTIAEAESKVHGTTIDEVHFHEVGAADAVADVVGAAYAFFKLGFNEQRVYGMPVALGGGRINSMHGKLSVPAPATLEILRNVPTFGGPVEKELATPTGAALLVNMVDEFCKFYPLVTNKTVGYGAGKYELSIPNVLRIVRGDSHVPMDKVHVLETNLDNVTGEVLGHTFDRLMEKGARDVTIIPTLTKKNRPGHLLRVITTPEDSENVAETIIRETGTLGVRFLPYSHRSTVSRKIVPVEVDVNGMEKTIRIKVGLIGEDIVSSKTEYEDAKKVSKETGIPVKDVMAMAEDAFKNRKSS; from the coding sequence ATGGTAGTTATCATAGACCCCCAAAACTCTGGAATATCTGGAAACATGATGGTTGGAGCTTTAGCATCCCTTGGAGTGGATCATGAAGATCTCATAAGTGTCATGGAACATTATGCATCACACTTTGGGGATGTAAAGGTTGAAATATCTCATGTTAAAAAATCAGGGATATTCGCAACCTACGCGGATGTTAAATGTAATGATAAAGGTTCTGTAACCTACAAAGAACTCCTCAAAGGTTTTGAAAGTATCAAACACCCGATTGTTTCATCAGAAGTCACAGATTTTGTTAAAAAAGTTTTTAAAACCATTGCAGAGGCAGAGTCAAAGGTCCACGGCACAACAATAGATGAAGTGCACTTCCATGAAGTTGGAGCTGCAGATGCAGTTGCAGATGTTGTGGGTGCAGCCTACGCATTTTTCAAACTGGGATTCAACGAACAAAGGGTTTATGGGATGCCAGTGGCCCTTGGAGGGGGCAGGATAAACAGTATGCACGGTAAACTCAGTGTTCCAGCACCTGCAACCCTCGAGATCCTGAGGAACGTTCCAACCTTCGGAGGGCCTGTTGAAAAGGAGCTTGCAACCCCCACTGGTGCAGCCCTACTCGTGAACATGGTTGATGAATTCTGCAAGTTTTATCCTTTGGTAACGAACAAAACCGTGGGATACGGTGCTGGAAAATATGAACTGTCTATTCCAAACGTTTTAAGGATTGTGAGGGGTGATTCGCACGTTCCAATGGACAAGGTTCATGTACTTGAAACCAACCTGGACAACGTTACGGGAGAGGTTCTGGGCCACACATTTGATAGGTTGATGGAGAAAGGAGCAAGGGATGTTACCATAATACCCACATTGACCAAGAAGAACAGGCCAGGTCATCTTCTAAGGGTCATAACCACACCTGAGGATTCTGAAAATGTTGCGGAAACTATTATAAGAGAAACAGGAACATTAGGTGTTAGATTTTTGCCTTACAGTCATCGAAGTACGGTTTCAAGGAAAATAGTGCCTGTTGAAGTTGATGTCAATGGTATGGAGAAGACCATAAGGATTAAAGTTGGTTTGATTGGAGAAGACATTGTAAGCAGTAAAACTGAGTACGAAGATGCAAAAAAAGTATCAAAAGAAACTGGAATTCCAGTTAAGGATGTTATGGCAATGGCAGAAGATGCTTTCAAGAACAGAAAATCCTCTTAA
- a CDS encoding MJ1244 family protein — MKVHLRVFVEIENLGKAMNALTDAGITGFYILEYKGMSPQDWKGFSIKEDPKSAIGMIRDYATDAVLICSVVDEERVDGIIESVEEALKGEKYTILEVPIRKIIVSNGKHEAKEDRAETWLLEKEVPCFYCGENAVQRIRIDMNKGKIWCTNCGAARYYTLKTVEVPGKSEGGK, encoded by the coding sequence ATGAAGGTTCATCTTAGAGTCTTTGTTGAGATTGAAAACCTGGGAAAAGCCATGAATGCCCTTACAGATGCAGGGATAACCGGATTTTACATTTTAGAGTACAAGGGAATGTCTCCCCAGGATTGGAAGGGATTTTCAATAAAGGAGGATCCAAAATCAGCCATAGGTATGATAAGGGATTATGCAACAGATGCAGTTCTCATATGCAGTGTTGTGGATGAGGAGAGGGTTGATGGAATTATAGAATCTGTTGAGGAAGCCCTTAAAGGGGAGAAGTACACCATACTTGAAGTGCCAATACGCAAAATAATCGTGAGCAACGGAAAACATGAAGCCAAGGAAGATAGGGCTGAAACATGGTTACTTGAAAAGGAAGTGCCCTGCTTTTACTGCGGTGAAAATGCCGTGCAAAGAATTCGTATAGACATGAACAAAGGCAAAATATGGTGCACCAACTGTGGTGCCGCAAGGTACTACACTCTGAAAACGGTGGAAGTACCAGGTAAATCGGAGGGTGGAAAATGA
- a CDS encoding phosphatidylglycerophosphatase A, protein MKKICIKDAKVLEDHEKLIIQREEGFLAVGTPYVGGGILEVKNIVNQSSCSEIPEGSGSHLSKSEDRTGTSQISDDLHVSDDAMVLVNPSDGVSVTINAGNVTTVLTGDYLKYFSNDADYLWMNIMVFVDEYLNEETLLELFKTVSDAKFAGLWDMGLLNHFSFDPMNCGDSVVLACKGRGTTPEDRLIETIENTGECVRKAVAELLKICGFPKDVLGFMEDVGVTVENLTDAGMELVVGVEKTDEIREKLRMQIIKSLQDLNVVSFIIAGIRLEEDYEKHRVRGVNVDDDPAYLYSDEVFGMSVANQIAGTKAIFNFKRYDEAKPGIISHLGPVLDDIFAGLVAGCMSKIFEE, encoded by the coding sequence ATGAAAAAAATCTGCATAAAAGATGCAAAGGTCCTAGAAGACCATGAAAAGCTTATAATTCAAAGAGAAGAGGGATTTCTTGCAGTTGGAACACCATATGTTGGTGGGGGCATCCTAGAGGTTAAAAATATCGTTAATCAGTCCAGTTGCAGTGAAATCCCTGAGGGATCAGGATCTCACCTTTCCAAATCAGAAGACAGAACTGGAACAAGCCAAATTTCAGATGATCTTCATGTTTCAGATGATGCCATGGTACTTGTGAATCCCTCGGATGGAGTTTCAGTGACCATCAACGCGGGCAATGTTACAACGGTTTTAACTGGAGATTACCTGAAATATTTCTCCAACGATGCTGATTACCTCTGGATGAACATCATGGTGTTTGTGGATGAGTACCTTAATGAAGAAACCCTTTTAGAACTATTCAAAACAGTTTCAGATGCTAAATTTGCAGGCCTATGGGATATGGGGCTTTTGAACCATTTTTCCTTCGATCCCATGAACTGCGGTGATTCAGTGGTCCTTGCATGCAAGGGCAGGGGCACCACACCTGAGGATAGATTGATCGAAACCATTGAAAACACTGGCGAATGTGTAAGGAAGGCTGTGGCTGAGCTTCTGAAGATCTGCGGATTTCCAAAGGATGTTCTGGGTTTCATGGAGGATGTTGGAGTCACAGTGGAAAACCTCACAGATGCAGGTATGGAACTCGTTGTTGGCGTTGAAAAAACCGATGAAATCCGGGAGAAACTCAGGATGCAGATAATCAAATCACTCCAGGATCTGAACGTGGTCTCGTTCATAATAGCAGGGATACGACTTGAAGAGGACTACGAGAAACACCGCGTCCGTGGTGTGAATGTGGATGATGATCCTGCCTACCTTTACTCAGATGAGGTCTTTGGAATGTCAGTTGCAAATCAGATAGCAGGTACAAAGGCTATTTTCAACTTCAAAAGATATGACGAGGCTAAACCTGGAATAATAAGTCATCTTGGCCCGGTTCTGGATGATATTTTTGCAGGGCTTGTTGCAGGATGCATGTCCAAGATATTTGAGGAATAG